TGACCTGGCGGAAGAAGTCGGACGGGTAGCCGGCTACCGGCATATCCACTCTATGCTCCCCGAAGTGGCCTTCGATCCCGGAAATCGTGGTTCGCTTTGGCCGGTCAAGGCGAAACTTCGCTCATTCCTCGCCGACCGAGGTTTTTATGAGGTGGTCACAATTTCGCTTCTTAACCGGGAAACGGTCAGAAAAGCGGGCTTCCGGGAGGAGGATCTCGCTTGCGTGATTAACCCTTTGGTCCACGATCAGAGGGTCCTGCGGCCTTCGCTGCTCTTGTCCTCCCTGGATACCCTACGTACAAACATAACCCGGGGACGGGATCCGGTGGGCATATTTGAAATCGGCGATGTTTTTTTGCGGACCGCCGGTTCCCGGAACCATTATGCGGAAGAGAGCAGACTGTTTCTGGCCCTGAATGGTTCCCTGTTTTCCCCGCTGTGGCAAGATAGATCAGTCGATCTGTACTTTGAATTGAAGGGCCTGTTTGAATCGATCCTGGACCGGCTGGGCATAGACCAGGCCGGGGTGAATATGCAGCCCGAGGAGGATCCGACAGGCCTTTTCAACTCCCAGCGTTCTTTTACAGCGTTTCGTGGAAAAGGAGAGGATCTGATCGGATGGGGAGGGTCCCTTCGGGACGAACTCGCTTCCGTTTTCGGGTTCTGGGGGATCGTCTATTGTCTGGAGTTGCGCCTATCCCTTCTGGGTGAGTTGGTTCGTGAACAGAGCATATCCCTTGATGAGGTGAGCCGTTTTCCGGCAGTTCGCCGTGATGTTTCTCTGTTGTGTCCGATCACTTTGTCCTGGCAAACAGTCAAGAATCTGCTCGACACGGTTTCCCAGTCGAAGGGGATGGCTTTGGAATCTTTCGATTTGTTTGACTGTTACCAGGGCAAATCCCTCCCGGTCGACCGGAAGAGTCTGTCGTTTTCCATGGTGTTTCGCTCTCTGGTGGAGACTCTGACCGATCAAACGGTTGATCAGTGGGTGAGCGAAGTTAAAGAAGCGTTAAAAACTCTGGATGGCGTCCTTCTCCGGGAGGAATTGAATCTTTGATCACTGAATGGTACAGCATCGTCTGTTTCGTGCTTTTGTTTTTGAATGCTTTACGCAGTGCCTGGCGGGGCTTCAGCAAGGAGTTCCTGGTCCTGATCGGGATGCTGATCGGGATTCTGGTCGGGATACGCTATTATTTCGGCCTGGCCCTTATTCTGGAAAATATCGCCGGCTGGTCTACCCCTTGGCTGTACCCGGTGGGCTTCCTGGTGATCTTCATCCCGATTGTCCTGGTTTTTTCCTGGATCGGGGTTTTTTTTCGACGGGTGTTCGAGGGGTTGGACATTGTCTGGTTTGACGCGATACTGGGTTTCCTGGTCGGCATCCTCAAGGGGATGCTCTGGATTATCGTTCTGACGCTCTTTGTCCTGAATGTCACGTTGTTTCAATTCATGATCGATGGAATCAGGTATTCCGCCTTTTATGAACGCTTTACACAGCCCGCCATCCAGTTTCTGGCCGGATGGATCGAAGCCTTTCCTGAGACGGCCTTTCTCCGAGGCATCTTTGAAAAGGGGATGGACCCGCCTCAGGAGAGCGATCCGGCCGGAGGGATGGAAAAAGAATTTTTGGATGGGAACAGCCAGGATATTGAAACAGGAGAAATATGAAGGTCTCTTCCGAAACCTTGCAGAACTTTGAGTGGGAAAAAATCGTTAGAAAACTCGCGTTCCTGTGCACCGGTGAAGCTACTCGGGATGAGGTTTTACGGTTGGCCCCCCTTCATC
This genomic window from Atribacteraceae bacterium contains:
- a CDS encoding CvpA family protein, with protein sequence MITEWYSIVCFVLLFLNALRSAWRGFSKEFLVLIGMLIGILVGIRYYFGLALILENIAGWSTPWLYPVGFLVIFIPIVLVFSWIGVFFRRVFEGLDIVWFDAILGFLVGILKGMLWIIVLTLFVLNVTLFQFMIDGIRYSAFYERFTQPAIQFLAGWIEAFPETAFLRGIFEKGMDPPQESDPAGGMEKEFLDGNSQDIETGEI